The genomic segment TGACTTGGGGATGTAGAAGCGACTGGGTCGACGAGGCGGCGGTATGCCTTTTTCGATTGCTGTTGGAGATTGCTTGAGGTCAGCTCCATGGGTTTTTTGAACGAGCTGCCGTATTTGACGACGCTGCACAAATGACCACATTCTCGTCGGTAGATATCAGTTCGCCGTCACTATGGTTCCAATGTCAGGTATGAAGCTTGGGGGTCCGCAGCTGCATTTCTGCGAAACGTGATTCAACTTTCTGAGAAGCAATTCCTGTTTCGAGAGCGTGAATAGTTTATCTTGGCATTACGCATGTCGGATTGAATTTGGCTGGATTGCTGGAATATCACCCTCACATTGGGTTCGCTGTACAATTGATGTAAGCCACATTTACGCTCTATTGACGTCACCACAGCCATTCCGACATCAGCCCACTGGGTTTCAACATCCCAGCAATGGCGCCAGTAGTTGATCTTTATGAATCTTGATTTAAAAAAGTTTATTTTGTAAATGAGTAGGGCCAATTTTTGGCGCCGGACCTTCAACTGCAAATCTAAGGGCTGGATCATGATGATTGGGGCATCCGACATAGTTGGCACCGTGTGTTACAAGACACTGGAAGTTATTGACTCAAATAAGCAGAAGATGCCAATTACCAAGGTGGCATCATCTGAATTGCGTAGGTAGTTAGTTTGGGTCCTTTTGGGTTGTTGAGAATTTGGACTTGAAGCGGCATTATTCCAGGATCACTGCATACTTCATGTACAAATGTCAACTGCTCGTGGTTTTCTCTAGAACGGCCACGCTCTGGGACCACCGTTCTAGTTTGGTAGATATGCATTGCTGTAAGAATCGACTGACATATTACAATGAAAAATTCTGTGAAAGAAAATACTTTCCACAGATGTATTACTGTCGCCAATAAATTCCGGCAATACATCTAAGTTGCATGTGTTTGCGAACCCGAATAAATGGATGTCCGAGTGACGATTCAACgcccaaaacaaaaagttTCAAGGTATATGTACGCAATTTCTGAGTGACGAGGATCCGATATTATTTTGCAATGAAAGAGCATCGCACAGAGTCCTCAACACTAACACTGCTCAAGACATTAGAATTGTACCATCCCATCTACAGTCTATAATTACAAAATTTCACCGAGATGCTCAGATGGTATAAATAATCAATCTACAACCACATCCCCAGAACCATGACCGCATCCAGGATATCCCAACCATGATTCCATTCGTGGCGCACAAGTTCCCTTACAAAGTGGGGCAACGACCGGGAATAAACCAACATTGGACATCAACAGCCGCCAAGGGCGCAGTGATTCCACATCTGATTTGGCATGGAAAGCCATGATGCGGCATTGACGAAAAATGCAGCTTAGAAATGTAGTCAATTGATGAAGCGCAAATATATCATACATGTCAGTATATAAAGACAATGAAGTCGCGATAGTCAAGCATgtacatcatcatcaccagcaccgCAACCATAGCATCTGACACACAGCATAGCCATCTACGGACTCACCTTAGCTATAACACAACCAAATAAACTCCCATATAAACCACTACAAAAAATCACCAAAATGTCCATGAAAGCAATCATAATCTCAGCATTCGGACCCCCCGaaaacctcatcctcaaagaCATCCCCAAACCAACGCCCACCCCCAACACAGCACTCATCCGCATCCACGCCTTCGGCATCAACCACGCAGAAATGCACATGCGCCGCGGCGAATGGGCCGAGTCCGTCCCCATCAGCGGCATAGAATGCGTCGGCACCATCGAGGCCTGTCCCTCCGGTGAATTCGAACCCGGCACGCCCGTCGCCGCCCTCATGGGTGGTCTCGGCCGCACCATCCCCGGCAGCTACGCAGAATACACAGTCGCCAGCGTGAACAACATTGTTTCACTGGGTTCACCAGGAGAAAAGCTCCCGCTGTCATGGGCTGAGATTGCTGCCTTGCCGGAAAGCTACGCCACGGCATGGACGTGTCTCTTCCGCAACTTGGACCTAAAAGCCGGGCAGAAGCTGTTGATCCGGGGTGCTACATCGTCGTTTGGACGAGCGGCGGTCAAtcttgctgttgaggctggggCGATTGTTACGGGGACGACTCGCTCGGAGTCTAAGCGggaggagttgaagaagctgggtgTGAGGAATGTGGTTCTTGAGGGTGCGAATCTCGGGGATAgactggaggaggagggtgttgGTGGGAAATTCGACGCCGTGCTGGAGTTGGTTGGGAATTCTACGGTGGTGGAAtcgttgaagctggtgaggaGAGATGGTCGCTTGTGTCTGGCGGGTTGGTTGGGTGGTCTTGATCCGATTGAGGGCCCGGGACCGAAGCCTGGGTTCAATCCGTTGCTGCAGATGGCGAGTGGAGTTCACTTTAGCTTTTTTGGGAGTTTTGTTTTCGGGACGGAGGCGTTTCCTGTGTCCGATGTTCCGTTGAGGGAGATTGTTgacaaggcggctgagggAAGGTTTGATGTGCGGCCGTGGAAGGTGTTTGGCtttggggaggaggagattCGGGATGTGCATCGTGTCATGGAGAGGGGTGAGGCGGGAGGGAAGATGGTTGTTAGTGTGAGTGAGGGCGCTTGAACAATAGTAAAATAAACAAAATAACTTTCAGAGCACTCAATTTCAATTCTATTTCAGCTTCAGAAATACAAACCAGTTTGCTATTGCTACGGTCACCAAGATAATTCACTAGTGcttgattcaatgttgctgcgTCCCATTTCACGTCACCTCTTCTGCAGGGTCTCAGGTACGACACCAAAATGGACCAGATATTGCGGGGCAAAAGCCAACGCCACACGGCCGCTAAGCAAGTCACGTACCTGACATTTCTTCCAAGAAAGTCATCCCAGcatccctcatcatcatcctaCAATCCGCACCACCCACCAATCCTCCTCGCGATCGCAAGACGCCACGGCCCAACCACGACCACAGCCATGGGCCTCGTCGGCATCTCCCTCATAGTCGCCTCGGTCGTCTACGTACTCATCCGACCACCGGGTTGGTTGGCGCAACGCCTATTCCAATGGCGCTTCCCACGTGGGACAATCGCGGATTCCCCTCCGCCAGAGAAGCAGACTCCCAGCGACACCGCCCCAAGGATACAAGAAAACGGGCACTCAAAGACTCCTACGCCTTCATCAAACGGTGTCGCCAAACAGCCCTCGCCGCGGGAGTCCCAACGCCTGCAAGAtgcggccatgatgcctccccctcctccgcccATAATCCAGCCGCCCCCCATCGACGAACCCGACGGCTCAACAACGCCAAAGGCATCCGCAGCCACACGATCCGACACAATACCCAGCTTCTCACTATCAACAGAACCAGCCGCCTCTAAATCCTCCTTACCTTCCCTATCGAGCATGATGCCCCCGCCTCCTCTGCCAGGACGTCTCCCCTCAGCCGGCCGTATCCCAACACTCCCTCAGTTCCCGGCTCCGAACTCTGCGCAACGCGCCCGGGGACCTACTCCGAATCGCGGGCCACCAGGACTATCTGCTCCGAATGGCGGCCTCGCTCCTCCGCCGACGCACTCGTCCAAACCCCAAAAGCCTAGCCGCAAAGTCCTCCTCGATCCAGGCCACTCGCCGCTAGACTGGGCACGTATATCCGGTCCCAACGCAGACCTGCGGGGTGTGGAACCGTCGACGCCGTACCTTCGTGTCACgccgtcaatgttgaagaagcagacgGGGCGTAAGGGCAAGGACGCTTGGATGGCGCTGAATGGAAAGGTGTACAATGTTACGCCGTATGCCAAGTTTCACCCTGGTGGGATTCCGGAGCTGATGAGGGGTGCGGCAAGAGATGGCACAAAGCTGTTTGGTGAGATTCACCCCTGGGTTAATTACGAAACTATGCTGGCGGCATGTTTGGttgggttgttggtggaggagccGGAAGGTGGATCGCACAAGAGTGAGATGGATCAGATGGACTGATTTGAGCTTTTGATGTTGGTCTTCGAGCCAATTTTCTGGCTTACGAGATTTATACGGCCTGTGTTTCGGTTTGGAATAGACATGCCACGATATACATATACATTCTTAGAGAAGATACCCCCTTGAATGAGATAGAGCGCAACAATTCTCAACGTGTGACTTCGTCCTATTGATCCTTGCGTCTATCGTCGCTTGCCGAATGTAAATTTAAGCTCATCCTCGCTTTCGTCACTATTAGCAACATCCATGGCTCGCAACgtcgatcttggcctcttggcTCGCTGGCCTGGCAAGGAATCCGCAGCCGGTCTCTTCTCTTGGGTAGCCCTAGTCTGTCTAGTCGATGACATGGTCGAATTGGCTTGGGATGGTGTAGCCGTGATTTTCGTGCTACTTGTCCCGGTAGGGCCAGCCTGTTTTTCTGCCGGTATGCTCTGAGGcacctcgtcttcctcctcactcTCTGAAACGACGACATGTGTGACGCGCTTTCGAGGTGAAGGCTCCACGGCTGACGCTGAGTTTTGCGTATTCTGACCAGAACGGACACCAGTGAGCGACCTTTTTCGGTCAGCGCTTTCATCCTCGAGCCAGTAATTATCGCCTATTCCAAACTCTTTATTCTTGACTTCTTGCAAAGCAATAATAGTCCTCACGGGCTGTCTCCCGGTTGCTTCGCCTCTGGCACGAAACTTTTTAAAGTTCTTTACACCGTTCCATTTTGGATTCCAGCGGCCATCTGCAACATCCTGGTCTCTACTCCTGGTTTCTCGGGCCGGTAGTCGGATTTCTATTTCCTCCACTATATTCAGACGGCGGATTTCAGCGAGGTCAATGTCATCGGGTAGATTGGCTAGGTCTTCACGCTCAGCACGAGCTCtcgcttcctcttcttcacgGTGAcgagcagccatggccagcacGTCCatcttctctttctttttctttgtcggGGCTTTGGCAGGCTCTGTCTCGGGCTCGGGCGAAGGAGAGGCAAAGTCTTCGCCTCTTTCTAAGCGCTGTCGCTTAAATCTGGCCACAGCTGGTGCCATGCCGTCCATGAGGTCATCCTCTATTGATGGTCTCCTTTTCTTCGATGAAGCGTCCTCCATATCAGGAGGTAGTTGCGATTCACCCAAGTGGGCATCCTGCGAGACGAACAGTCcaccctcatcttcttgcaTTCGGCTTGGTGCAGAATCCCGGGGCACAGACACCGCAGCGGGCTCATCCATATCAatgtcagcatcatcatcaaatccTGCAAAGCGTCGCTTCACCAGTCTCCGGGTTCGGTTCCTCCTGGTCCGTGGTTGTTCCTCGGAGGCTTGCTCAGGTTGCGCACTTGTGACATTATCTGTTGATCCCGCTTCGAGGCCAGTTTCGTTGGCTacttggctggctggcgcTGATTCGACTTCCAACGGTCTTCGAAGTTTGCTGGCATCCTTGGTCAAAATGGCTTCCAAAAACTCGTTTTGTTCTATAGGTCTGTGATCCAATCGCAAAGAGACTGCCGTTATGAATTGGGTATACCAGTCGATGTATTCGCCTTTGGCCGGCAAGTATCTCACAAGTACAACGCCCTTGCCCTCgcttccatcttcaaaggagCCAAGTCCCTTTTCTCCTGCGACCTCCTTAACATAGCGTACAAAATCATCAGTGACGGTCTCGCCAGGTTTAATGATTTCGAAAATTGCCTTCCCACCGCCATTTGTGATCGGTGCCATCAGGTTGCTGTATTGGGTCTTGTCATAAAAGATGAAGGTATAGCCCTCAAAAACATCTTTTCTACCGGCATCCGGTGCATATATAGCATCTGGGTGCTGTACAGGCTCGCCTCCGCGCGGTGGCAAGTGGTCCATTGCACTCGGCCAGTTCGTTCCAAAATCTTGCTCCAAAAGACTCGGCTCGGAAGCTTCCGTGACTTCAGCGGCTTTTGTAATTGCGTCCAAAAATGTCTCGGTGACGACATATTTCCCGTTTATTAGCGCTTGTAGCCCTTTGGCTGTATTGCGTTTCCGTGACACAACATGTGTCGTGTGCTCGATATTGTAGTCGGTCAATAG from the Pochonia chlamydosporia 170 chromosome 6, whole genome shotgun sequence genome contains:
- a CDS encoding alcohol dehydrogenase (similar to Metarhizium robertsii ARSEF 23 XP_007821347.1) encodes the protein MSMKAIIISAFGPPENLILKDIPKPTPTPNTALIRIHAFGINHAEMHMRRGEWAESVPISGIECVGTIEACPSGEFEPGTPVAALMGGLGRTIPGSYAEYTVASVNNIVSLGSPGEKLPLSWAEIAALPESYATAWTCLFRNLDLKAGQKLLIRGATSSFGRAAVNLAVEAGAIVTGTTRSESKREELKKLGVRNVVLEGANLGDRLEEEGVGGKFDAVLELVGNSTVVESLKLVRRDGRLCLAGWLGGLDPIEGPGPKPGFNPLLQMASGVHFSFFGSFVFGTEAFPVSDVPLREIVDKAAEGRFDVRPWKVFGFGEEEIRDVHRVMERGEAGGKMVVSVSEGA
- a CDS encoding heme/steroid binding protein (similar to Metarhizium acridum CQMa 102 XP_007811516.1), translated to MGLVGISLIVASVVYVLIRPPGWLAQRLFQWRFPRGTIADSPPPEKQTPSDTAPRIQENGHSKTPTPSSNGVAKQPSPRESQRLQDAAMMPPPPPPIIQPPPIDEPDGSTTPKASAATRSDTIPSFSLSTEPAASKSSLPSLSSMMPPPPLPGRLPSAGRIPTLPQFPAPNSAQRARGPTPNRGPPGLSAPNGGLAPPPTHSSKPQKPSRKVLLDPGHSPLDWARISGPNADLRGVEPSTPYLRVTPSMLKKQTGRKGKDAWMALNGKVYNVTPYAKFHPGGIPELMRGAARDGTKLFGEIHPWVNYETMLAACLVGLLVEEPEGGSHKSEMDQMD
- a CDS encoding DNA damage response protein RcaA (similar to Cordyceps militaris CM01 XP_006672832.1): MPLMVCRRLWLRPGKTYLFGRTASEPGQLAISHSTISRKHLTITVESVEDGFAHHLTSRSKLTIEDLGTKIGTVVSGRKIRGDKYVTTDAEVEVTMGKCPSKFRITWFSVIFTFSFTNKELQTDPLTGLRQQFEQLDIKLLTDYNIEHTTHVVSRKRNTAKGLQALINGKYVVTETFLDAITKAAEVTEASEPSLLEQDFGTNWPSAMDHLPPRGGEPVQHPDAIYAPDAGRKDVFEGYTFIFYDKTQYSNLMAPITNGGGKAIFEIIKPGETVTDDFVRYVKEVAGEKGLGSFEDGSEGKGVVLVRYLPAKGEYIDWYTQFITAVSLRLDHRPIEQNEFLEAILTKDASKLRRPLEVESAPASQVANETGLEAGSTDNVTSAQPEQASEEQPRTRRNRTRRLVKRRFAGFDDDADIDMDEPAAVSVPRDSAPSRMQEDEGGLFVSQDAHLGESQLPPDMEDASSKKRRPSIEDDLMDGMAPAVARFKRQRLERGEDFASPSPEPETEPAKAPTKKKKEKMDVLAMAARHREEEEARARAEREDLANLPDDIDLAEIRRLNIVEEIEIRLPARETRSRDQDVADGRWNPKWNGVKNFKKFRARGEATGRQPVRTIIALQEVKNKEFGIGDNYWLEDESADRKRSLTGVRSGQNTQNSASAVEPSPRKRVTHVVVSESEEEDEVPQSIPAEKQAGPTGTSSTKITATPSQANSTMSSTRQTRATQEKRPAADSLPGQRAKRPRSTLRAMDVANSDESEDELKFTFGKRR